TCAAAACCCAGAATATATACCTTGTACTATTTTGGTACAAACTGTGAACTCTGAATCTCTTATATTCCAGGACCGAGGAAGTATATACTCACTATTCGTTAAAAGTTGTAATATTTGCCCCTTTTAAGTGATTAAGTGAAAAGACGCATTCCATAAAGGAAACAAAAACATTTCAGTTACACACCTCACTCCCTTTTTCAAGACATCAGCTTCAAAGACATGGTCTTAGTGTCTATGGTGACTTTATTAATTTTGAAATCTAATGACCTAATATCTCAAGGACAATCTTAAGAACACAGTGTGTGCGTGCGCTGGTAGCAGCGAATACGCATACAGGGGGAATGCACCCTAGTCCAACGTGAAgcatttttcttttattttaggaAAAAGAAACAACCACCTTTCATTCCTGGGTGTCAGCTATTCGCACGCCCCTCGCCTTTTTCTCTTCGGCCATCAACTGTTACCACAACGAGGAGGACCTGAGCTGTGAGCACGAAAAAGGCAAAAAGGTCAATACCAACGTTGCTTAATCCAAAACGCACGTGCCCCATGTGCGTATTCCCGGTCTGCCCACGTTATATATAGCCAAGCCGCCGCAGCCTTCTGCGGCACGAaccacccacccacacacacacacatttccCGACCCAACCTTCTTCTCCCTGTTCCACACCGGAACAGAGCAGAAGCGCCCGCCATCGCCatggaagcagcagcagcagactcGTCGCTGCCATGGGCGGTGCAGTGCTTGGGCGCGGCCCTGTTCGCCGCCGCGCTCTGCGTGGCGGCGCTGGGCGTCGTGCTGACGCTCCTCCGGCGGTGGCCCTGGTGCAGCTGCCACGTGTGCCGGGCGTACCTGACGGGGTCGTGGGCGCAGGACTTCACCAACCTCGGCGACTGGTACGCGCACCTGCTCCGGGACTCCCCCACCGGCACCGTCCACGTCCACGTCCTCGGCTGCACCGTCACCGCCAACCCGGCCAACGTCGAGTACATGCTGCGGACGAACTTCGACAACTTCCCCAAGGGGAAGGCCTTCGCGGCGGTGCTAGGGGACCTCCTCGGCCGCGGCATCTTCAACGTCGACGGCCACGCCTGGCGCCACCAGCGCAAGATGGCCAGCCTCGAGTTCGGCAGCGTCGCCGTCCGGTCCTACGCGTTCGGGATCGTCGCGCAGGAGGTGGAGTCCCGCCTCCTGCCCGTGCTcgcggccgccgccgacgccggcgcGGTCGTCGACCTGCAGGACGTGTTCCGGCGCTTCGCGTTCGACACCATCTGCAAGATCTCCTTCGGCCTCGACCCGTGCTGCCTCGAGCTGGAGATGCCCGTGTCGAGGCTCGCCGACGCGTTCGACGCCGCCACGCGGCTCTGCGCCATGCGCGGCGCCGCGGCGTCGCCGCTGCTGTGGAAAGCCAAGCGCCTGCTCAACGTCGGGTCCGAGAGGGAGCTCAGGGAGGCCATCGCGCTTGTTGACGAGCTCGCGGCCGCCATGATCCTGGAGCGCCGCAAGCTGGGCGTCGCCGGCAGCCACGACCTCCTGTCCCGCTTCATGGCCTCGGTCGGCGACGACGCGCACGAGGTCGACGACAAGTACCTCCGCGACATCGTGGTCAGCTTCCTCCTGGCCGGGCGCGACACCGTGTCGTCCGCGCTCACCACGCTCTTCATGCTCCTGTCCAAGAACCCGGCCGTGGCGGCCGCCATGCGCTcggaggccggcggcggcgacggcgacgagtcGGCGCCGCCGCTCACCTACGAGCGCCTCAAGCGCCTGCACTACACCCACGCGGTGCTGTACGAGAACATGCGGCTGTTCCCGCCGGTGCAGTTCGACTCCAAGTTCTGCGCGGGCCCCGACGTGCTCCCCGACGGCACCTACGTGGCCGGCGGCACGCGCGTGACGTACCACCCCTACGCCATGGGCAGGATGCCGTGCATCTGGGGCGCCGACCACGGCGCGTTCCGCCCCGACCGCTGGCTCACCGGGCCCGGCGGGACGTTCGTCCCCGAGAGCCTGTACAGGTACCCGGTGTTCCAGGCGGGCCTCCGCGTCTGCCTCGGCAAGGAGCTCGCCGTCACCGAGATGAAAGCCGTTGCGGTGGCCGTGGTGAGGGCGTTCGACGTCGAGGTGGTTGGGGACAGTGGCGCCGCTGCCTGCGCGCCCAAGTTCGTGTCGGGGCTCACCGCCTCCATCAGCGGCGGCCTTCCTGTGAGGATCAGGAGAGTTGTTcgttaaaaaaaagagagagagactaGATAGAGTTGTTTAGGGAACAATGTACTGTGCATAGACTAATTAGAAGAAGAGGGAATGAAATAGCAAGTTGAATCTTTCGAGGTGAATGCAGGGTTTTTTTCATATTTCTAAAGAAACCATCATAAGCTGCATGGAGTGGTTTTTAGTCAGTTGCCAAGGAGTTTCGAACAGATTCAGAGTTTCTGGCCGTCCTGAATTCCTGGTGAGAAATCAATGAAAGAGCTAGAACTGGCCCAACAAGATGAGTTGTGTAACAAAGGAAACTATACACAAACAGTAACAAGATGGTCCCTCTGCAAATTTCATTGCCTGAATCTTCAACGTAACCTGGTCGTAACAGGAATTCTGATATCCTACAGACAGAGGCAGTCAGTGGTGGGGGGCTTTCCCAACCCTAGCCTTGGAGCCTGCCCAGCCACCACCGCTGCCGGCGCCCTTCCCCTCCCCGCCACCCTCCCCTCCCCTATGTGCCGCCCCTCCCTTCCTCCTCGCCCGCACGGGAGTCGTGTGCAGGGGAGCTCGGCTCCCCGCCCACCTCCTCTACATCCGACGGCCTCTCCACCACCGGCGGAGCCCTCTTCCTCCCCGGCCCCCGCCCCGCTGCCGTCGGCAACGGAGGGGCCCACGCCACCCTCAGCGACGCCAGGAGTGCCGGTCCCCCACCCGCCTCGTACACCGGCGCAAGGTTGGCTGGATGGGCGTGGATCTGGGCCTGCGCGGCCCACCGTCGCAACACCGCCTCCTGGTGCGCCGCAGCTACTGGACCCCGCTTCCTCCTGCCGCTCCGGGGGCTCTGACCGCGTCAGCACCATCCGATATCCGCTGGCCATGGGCGCTGGGTCGCCGGCAGCCAAGGGCCCACCCTTTCCACCCCCTTCGACGTCGCTGGAAGCTGCTGCTACCGTGGCCATCAACGCCGTGGCCGGCAAACGCGCTGTGGCCGCTAGGCCAGGTGCGGGTTACCTCGGCCGTTCGCGGggaggccgcgccgccgccaaCGTCTCTTGAGGAAGCCGCCGCCTAGCCCGAGTCACCGCTGATGGAGGACGGGTCGCTGGTCCTCATCAAGGACGTCTTGGATGACGAGGACGCCTTGGCGCCTAGCTCACCGCAGCGGCCTACTCCGGCGTCGGGGCTCGACATCTTCCTCGTCCACCCCTCCGCGCCTAGCCCATCGTCCTCTCTGTCCCTCTCGCCTCCCCCTTTCACCCTGGGGACGGCTCGATGGGACATTCCAAGGCTCGTCGTTGGGTGGATGAGGACCTTGATGACTCCGACGCGGAGAGGTCACCGGTCAGCTCCCCAACCTCCTACCTCGACGCAGTCCACCAGAGGTCGCAGCTCCGGATGTCGCGTTTGCTGGAGCATGCCAAAGCCGCGCCTCATCGTCGGAGGCTCTCGCGGCAACGCTGCTGCTGAGCGGGGCAGGCGCCCCATGGCTGAGGGAGCCCGGCCAGCCAATGTCGCAGGAGGCACGCACAACAGTGCTACTGGTGCTGGCGCTGTGCATGGGTGGCGCAACCGCAGGACTCGTTGACCATGGCCGCGCCCCCAGCTGTTCCACGGCCTGCCTGCTCGGTACGTGGATGGCCGCGTCCCCGCCCGACAACGCCTCGGACGCCGTGGATGGGACTCCGCCCGCCTGCGCATCTCCACTCCGGATGCCGACAGCTGGCGTGAGGTCTTGTCACAGGGGTCGTTAAGCGGTACCGGAGGGGCTCGCCCCGCCCGCTATCCGGCGGATCTGCACGGGAAGTGCTTCAACTATCTCTCCAATGCACACAGGGTGGAAACCTGCAAGCTACCCCCACGCTGCCTCCGATGCAAGGGGTTTCGACACCTTGCGTGGGACTGTAAGCAGCGGCGGAAGCTGCCTCCTTTTTGCTCCGGCACAGTTGATGCCCAAAAGGCAAACAACGACGCCCTGTCCGAAGAGCGTACCTTGGGCAACCGGCCGCGTACCCAGGGCGGCATGTCGAGCGCGGCTGGAGCTGTGCCGGGTGCGGCTGCAGCTTTGCCAGGTGCGACTACGCGCGGCGGCGGTAGGCGCAGAATGCGGAGACGTCGGAGACATCGGCGTCGACAGAAGGGGGACGACACCGCTGCGGCAACGAGTGTCGCCACCGACTGTCACGATTGGTTGACAGGGGCCGCCCAAGCGACACCGGACTTCACCTCGGTCGCCGTTGTTGCTCAGGCATGGCACGGTGGGCCGACCAACGCGACGGGCATCATTGAGCCCGACCCGTTGACGCTCACGCAGTTTCCGGGCGCCACGCATGATCGCGACATCTCGGAGGACCCGATGGTTGAGGAGTTCACAACCTTGCTCGTCGGTAGTCCGATCGAAGCGTGGCCTTCCCTTGAGCGCCTCCCGTTAACTTCGGCGACCCCCCAACTTCCGGCTGTGGCCCCGACAGTGGCAGCCCCCAAACTAGAGGATGGGGACCCGGCGGTGGTCTCCTGTGAGCTGCGAACACCACCGCCGTGCCCCATTCAGTGGGCGGTGGACTCGCCGACGACACACACGCTCGACCTCACGGTGGATGGCTCTCCCAGTTCACTACCGGGGGTTATCCACCAGGCTGTGGACAACGATGACTCCGCGAAACGACGCCTCGACAACTTCATCAACAATGTCACGCGTAAGAGGGACTCTCCGCTGATTCCCGAGCCTCCCAAGTAGCCTCCCACTAAGCCGGTGCTGCCGTGGCGGAGCAGGTGGTTGGTGGCTCAGAGCCTCTCCCGAGTGCCAGCTTCCAAGCATGGTGAGGTGTTGATCATGCAACATATGAGCTACACCAAGGGTCCATCTGCGCCATTGGAAAGGCACCGTCCAGGCAGCCGCAAAGACGCAAGGCCACCTCCTGTGTCACAAAGCTACGTCGATATTGGTTGTTTTCTTTTATGTAATATTGAAACATAAGGTATTTTGCTAGGATGGTCTAGTTTCGGCTATGTTAGGTCGACCTCCTTCGGCGCTCGATATAAGCGCATTGTATGTTtgtttaaactcttcttcttaatacaatgatgcgcaaatcttttgcgtattcgaggaAAAAAGAATCTTCAACGTAGGATCCACTCTACAGTTCTATTTGCACACACTGGCAGCAACTGCCAACCTGCAGTGACTGGTGCTGACTGTGTCTATCTGTATACCGATACAGGTTTTCCTTCAGAGCGCTGACAAGCATAGACTGTGTTGATGAACTGTGCTCTCGTGCTGGCTGTTCAATGGAGGATTTGGGGAAAACTGTGGCCTCCTGCATTTGTCTCATCAGTGAGATGCTGAATCTTGATCCAAACAAGAGAGGGAGCCCCCCTACTGACTTTATTAAAAGAAACAAAACAGGTCCAGCAAGAAGTAAATGTCTTTTCAACTGACTTTATTAGAAAGGAAGAAAAAAAGATAAGCAGGATCACAACAATGCTTGTAGCCATGAATCAATCAAAAGGAAAATGTCTTTTGTTCGCCCTAAGGAATGCTGAGATGCTGAATTGCTGATGAACTTTTAGCTGATGTGAAAGTGGACTCATACATCTTCTCTTTGCCATCGTCAGATTGAAGAATAGTCGTCGTAACGCTAGAATAAGAACTCAGTTGTTGTTCTACTGGATAAGCAAAAGCAAAGGCCTTAAATGTGCTGCAAAAATGGACACCAACTTCCCAAGATGAGATAGGCAACATGCTATCCTCTAGAAAGTCTCCCTTTTTCTTGCCCAGTTTTTCTCCAGGTGTCCTTTTTTCTCTTAATTGTTTTTGGAAGAGATCCTTATCCTTTTTCCTTTGAATCTTCCCAACACCTTTTCCAACTAATATTTCAGACAATACGGCTTGAAGTACAGTGGCCGGTGTCCTTTTGTCCATAGTTTAACTGCCAGCTCACTGTCACCTGCGTCATTGACAACCAAACATCTGAATAAATCTGATACTTTATCAATTATTGATTGCGTACTTGCTTCCGACACAATTAGTCACTGATGGGATTTGGGAAACTCAAGCGATGCATCATGTCCATGAAAAAAAATATTAGCTTACCAGATCATCCTAGTCGGTGCCGAGTGGACagcgtctttttttttttttttttgagggcaAGTTGACAGCTTCATCTGCAACGTGCGCAATGAAATCACCATCATAGACCGAAATCCGCAAGGAAACAACCAGTTGTTACAAAAGGTGTCCAATGAAAGCGACACACATGGCCATGGCATGTGTAATTTCTATAGGATTACGTTGGTTAGTTGCTGAACCTTCTTACCATTTGTGTCCAGTCATGTCATTTGAGGAAAAAGATGAGATGGTAGCTCATGCATCCTTCACTGATGAAGTTGGAGGATATGTGGTTTTGGCATGTTGGCTACTTGTCCACAACTCTCAGAGGCAATGTAGCCATCTTGTAAATGTTTGGATGGTTACAAAGTTGAAGCAAGCTGGGTCTTCTCTTCCTAATCCTATCCATCGCCTGTTCCTGCAGTGTCTCTCACTCCCACATGCCTCCTTTTATCCTAATCGACTAGAATGGGCGTTGTTTTCAGACGTGAGCAGCAAAATGAGCCTTGTCACCATTAGCATTGTTGTAAGTAGAACTACCATTTGCTTATCCATACGTGTACTGACTGCAAAGCACTCCCGCCtccttccaaattataagacgctttAGGTTTTCTggatacatagcttttgttatgcacttacatatacactatgtctaagtacatagtaaaaataatatacctagaaaagccaaaacgtcttataattggGAACAAAAGGAGTACTATATATTTGCAGCAAGCCAGCAACTTTTTCTATCTCAATCTCTTTTCCTGCGGCGCTCTTCTCGGTGCACCGATAGACTTCTTCTTTAGATCTTCCTCTGAACCAGACAATTATAATTTACAAGATAGCAGCTGCCTCGTTTAACTGACGGCGCCTTTAATTCTTCCTGACTTAAGGCCACTATAACACTGGTTGATCTGTTATCAGGCTGTTAATTACTCTTTCCATTCTTAAAATGTAGGTGACAGACAAAAGTTTGAAATTTTATTTAAGATAAAAACTAAAACTACCTGcattttggaatagagggagtgcAAGATAAGAAGTTTGAATTTGCATTTTATCACTACCTATTTAGTCACAGTATGTATTAGTTACATAATTCCTTTGTTTCGTTGCAATAAGAACTCAGTTGTTACTCTACTGGATAAGTAAATTAAAAGAAAAGACCTTAAACGTGCTGCAAAAATTGACACCAAGTTCCCAAGATGACATAGGCAATATGCTATCCTCTAGAAAGTCTCCCCTTTCTCATGCCCCGTTTTTCTCGAGGTGTCCTTTTTTTCTCTGAATTGTTTTTTGGAACAGATTATTATCCTTTTTCTTTGAATCTTCCCAACACTTCTCCAACTCATATTTTAGACAATACGGCTTGAAAAGTTGAAATACAGTGGCCGGCGTCCTTTTGTTCATAGTTTAACAGCCAGCTCACTGTCATCTGCGTCATTGACAACCAAACATCTGAATAAATCTGATTCCTCAATTATTGATTGCGTACTTGCTTCCGACACAATTAGTCACTCATGGGATTTGGGAAACTCAACTGATGCACCATGTCCACGAAAAAAAATAGCTTACCAGATCATCCTAGTCGGTGCCGAGTGGACAgcatcattttttttttcttttcttttagggCAAGTGGACAGCTTCATCTGCAACGTGCGCAATGAAATCTCATATTGCCAGAATGGAAGGAAACTGGAGGAAGGAAACAACCAGTTGTTACAAAAGGTGTCCACTGAAAGCGACACAAATGGCCATGGCATGTGAAGTTTCTTACATTGGTTAGTTGCTGAACCTTCTTACCATTTGTGTCCAGTCATTTGAGGGAAAAGACAGATGGTAGCTCTTATATCCTTCAGTGATGAAGTTGGAGGATCTGTGGTTTTCGCATGTTGGTTACTTGTCCACAACTCTCTGGGGCAATGTAGCAATCTTCTACAAGTTTGAATGGTTACAAAGTTGATGCAAGCCCAGTAAGAATTGTTTCGCTCTTCCTATCCATCGCCCTTTGCTGCAGCTGCAGTCTTTCTCACTCACACAGTCACACATGACTCCTTTTATCCTAACCGAATAGAATGGGTGCTGTTATCAGACGTGGCCTGCAAAATGTGCTTTGTCCTTTTCTTAACAAAAAAGAACTAAAAAACTGCTTTATCACCTTTAGCGTTGTGTTAGTACTACCATTTATTTGTTTATCCACACGTGTGCTGGCTGCAAAGTAGGAGTATATACATACAT
This sequence is a window from Miscanthus floridulus cultivar M001 chromosome 10, ASM1932011v1, whole genome shotgun sequence. Protein-coding genes within it:
- the LOC136487732 gene encoding cytochrome P450 94C1-like, with product MEAAAADSSLPWAVQCLGAALFAAALCVAALGVVLTLLRRWPWCSCHVCRAYLTGSWAQDFTNLGDWYAHLLRDSPTGTVHVHVLGCTVTANPANVEYMLRTNFDNFPKGKAFAAVLGDLLGRGIFNVDGHAWRHQRKMASLEFGSVAVRSYAFGIVAQEVESRLLPVLAAAADAGAVVDLQDVFRRFAFDTICKISFGLDPCCLELEMPVSRLADAFDAATRLCAMRGAAASPLLWKAKRLLNVGSERELREAIALVDELAAAMILERRKLGVAGSHDLLSRFMASVGDDAHEVDDKYLRDIVVSFLLAGRDTVSSALTTLFMLLSKNPAVAAAMRSEAGGGDGDESAPPLTYERLKRLHYTHAVLYENMRLFPPVQFDSKFCAGPDVLPDGTYVAGGTRVTYHPYAMGRMPCIWGADHGAFRPDRWLTGPGGTFVPESLYRYPVFQAGLRVCLGKELAVTEMKAVAVAVVRAFDVEVVGDSGAAACAPKFVSGLTASISGGLPVRIRRVVR
- the LOC136488062 gene encoding glycine-rich cell wall structural protein-like: MATVAAASSDVEGGGKGGPLAAGDPAPMASGYRMVLTRSEPPERQEEAGSSSCGAPGGGVATVGRAGPDPRPSSQPCAGVRGGWGTGTPGVAEGGVGPSVADGSGAGAGEEEGSAGGGEAVGCRGGGRGAELPCTRLPCGRGGREGRHIGEGRVAGRGRAPAAVVAGQAPRLGLGKPPTTDCLCL